In SAR324 cluster bacterium, the following are encoded in one genomic region:
- a CDS encoding phosphoribosylformylglycinamidine synthase produces the protein MTHRIELLIHSSLTDPKGIKTKKQIQTDLGYAVETIRTLSAYKFDHAQLEPEKVSQLCETVLKDPVLHESRVNEYFGDEIPFDWYIEIGFRPGVTDNEGRTAQEALELWLQQPLPEGHHVHSSCGYFVTGRLTREQVERITYELLMNNLIEQAFIFSKQEWAQEKHRLMALPVVDLKTPIRVERFTFSKIDEIMKLSRERTLALSEEEAQAILGHFNRPEVLEERQRLGIGTELTDVELEIIAQTWSEHCKHKIFNAEVHYTDTTSGKTETIHSLYKSCVKGSTNAIREQMGDADWCVSVFSDNAGVIKFNENWNLVMKVETHNSPSALDPYGGALTGIVGVNRDTFGTGLGAELIFNTDVFCFASPVYDKEIPPKLMHPRRIFEGVRHGVEHGGNKSGIPTVNGSIVFDERFLGKPLVFCGTGGLMPTTLKGKPAHKKEALPGDAIVMVGGRIGKDGIHGATFSSEALNEASPATAVQIGDPIVQKRMFDFLLEARTLGLYRCITDNGAGGLSSSVGEMAQSSNGARIELDKAPLKYPGLQPWEIFISEAQERMTLAVPQELIQTFLELSRSMDVESTVLGTFNDSGFLTATYHDELVACMAMEFLHDGLPPMKLSAVWTPPSLTEPPFEQPENLTDVLHALLGHLNICSKESVIRQYDHEVQGGSVIKPLIGVANDGPADAAVIRPLLDSMEGVAVANGICPRYSDIDAYHMMTCAIDEAVRNIIAVGGSLKQIAGLDNFCWCDPVVSEHNPDGAYKMAQLVRANKALYDLTTLYGVPCISGKDSMKNDYRHGSLKISIPPTMLFTTIGKIEDVRKTITSDAKSAGDLVYVLGATRDELGSSEYYEHLGLQGANVPKVDGNSAKSLYQSHADAVDQQLIRSSHDCSDGGIAVALVETAFSGGLGMNLDLTQALAASKLRPDKFLFSETPSRFVVTISPEHQTAFEKVFEPHPCVLLGQVTQSPEFIIRSGKDLLIKDTVMNFKTSWQAPLKHL, from the coding sequence ATGACGCACCGAATTGAACTCCTGATCCATTCATCCCTGACAGACCCGAAAGGCATTAAAACCAAAAAACAGATCCAAACCGATCTGGGCTATGCCGTTGAAACTATCCGCACTCTTTCTGCCTACAAATTTGATCATGCTCAACTGGAACCTGAGAAGGTGTCACAGTTGTGTGAAACTGTGCTGAAAGACCCTGTGTTGCATGAAAGCAGAGTGAACGAATACTTTGGCGATGAAATTCCGTTTGACTGGTATATCGAAATCGGCTTTCGTCCCGGTGTGACCGACAATGAAGGCCGCACCGCTCAGGAGGCTCTGGAACTGTGGCTTCAGCAACCACTGCCTGAAGGACATCATGTCCATTCTTCCTGTGGTTATTTTGTGACAGGCAGACTGACGCGAGAACAGGTCGAACGGATCACCTACGAACTGCTCATGAACAACCTGATTGAACAGGCTTTCATTTTTTCCAAACAGGAATGGGCACAGGAAAAACATCGGCTCATGGCCTTGCCCGTGGTGGATTTGAAAACTCCAATTCGGGTTGAACGGTTTACGTTCAGCAAAATTGATGAAATCATGAAACTGAGCAGAGAACGAACTTTGGCGCTTTCTGAAGAGGAAGCACAGGCAATCCTTGGGCATTTCAACCGTCCTGAAGTGCTGGAAGAACGTCAGCGTCTCGGGATTGGCACAGAACTGACCGATGTTGAGCTTGAAATCATTGCCCAAACCTGGTCGGAGCATTGTAAACACAAAATTTTTAATGCCGAGGTGCATTACACTGACACGACCTCTGGCAAAACAGAAACCATTCATTCGCTGTATAAATCCTGTGTGAAAGGTTCAACCAATGCGATTCGCGAACAAATGGGCGATGCGGACTGGTGTGTGTCCGTGTTTTCTGACAATGCGGGTGTCATCAAGTTCAATGAAAACTGGAATCTGGTGATGAAAGTGGAAACCCACAATTCGCCATCAGCACTGGATCCCTACGGCGGTGCGCTTACAGGAATCGTTGGTGTGAACCGTGATACTTTTGGAACAGGACTTGGTGCGGAACTGATTTTTAATACAGATGTCTTCTGTTTCGCGTCTCCGGTTTATGACAAGGAAATTCCGCCAAAACTCATGCATCCCCGACGGATTTTTGAAGGAGTTCGCCACGGTGTGGAACATGGCGGCAATAAAAGCGGAATCCCCACCGTGAACGGCTCGATTGTGTTTGATGAACGTTTTCTGGGCAAACCCCTGGTATTTTGCGGAACAGGTGGGTTGATGCCGACGACCCTCAAGGGCAAACCCGCCCATAAAAAAGAAGCGCTCCCCGGCGACGCGATCGTGATGGTTGGCGGACGTATCGGGAAAGACGGAATCCATGGCGCGACCTTTTCTTCAGAAGCGCTCAATGAAGCGTCTCCGGCCACAGCCGTGCAGATCGGGGATCCCATTGTGCAGAAACGCATGTTTGATTTTCTGCTGGAAGCCCGCACTCTAGGATTGTACCGCTGTATCACCGATAACGGCGCCGGAGGGTTATCCTCTTCCGTCGGCGAAATGGCACAGTCCAGCAATGGCGCACGTATCGAACTGGATAAAGCACCCTTGAAATATCCGGGACTCCAGCCCTGGGAGATTTTTATTTCCGAAGCACAGGAACGTATGACGCTGGCGGTTCCGCAAGAACTTATCCAGACCTTTCTCGAACTGTCCCGATCCATGGATGTGGAATCCACTGTGCTCGGCACGTTCAACGATTCAGGATTTCTGACCGCTACGTATCATGACGAACTGGTGGCCTGCATGGCTATGGAATTTCTGCATGACGGACTCCCTCCCATGAAACTTTCTGCGGTCTGGACTCCTCCGTCACTGACAGAACCTCCATTTGAACAGCCGGAAAATCTGACTGACGTTCTGCATGCTCTGCTGGGGCACTTGAATATTTGCAGCAAGGAATCAGTGATTCGGCAGTATGATCATGAAGTTCAGGGTGGCAGTGTGATCAAGCCGTTGATTGGTGTGGCCAACGACGGTCCGGCTGACGCCGCGGTGATTCGTCCCTTGCTTGATTCCATGGAAGGTGTGGCGGTGGCCAATGGGATCTGCCCACGCTACAGCGATATTGATGCCTATCACATGATGACTTGCGCCATTGATGAAGCGGTGCGCAACATCATTGCGGTTGGAGGATCGCTCAAACAAATTGCCGGACTCGATAATTTCTGCTGGTGCGACCCGGTGGTTTCAGAACATAATCCGGATGGTGCCTATAAAATGGCCCAACTGGTGCGAGCCAACAAAGCACTGTATGACCTGACCACGCTGTATGGTGTTCCTTGTATTTCAGGTAAAGACAGCATGAAAAATGATTACCGCCATGGATCGCTGAAAATCTCCATTCCTCCCACCATGTTGTTCACCACGATCGGCAAGATCGAGGATGTGCGGAAAACGATCACCAGTGATGCTAAATCCGCTGGAGATCTGGTGTATGTGCTGGGTGCTACACGTGATGAACTGGGCTCTTCAGAATATTATGAACATCTGGGTTTGCAGGGGGCAAACGTTCCCAAAGTTGATGGAAACTCAGCGAAAAGTCTGTATCAATCCCATGCGGATGCGGTGGATCAGCAATTGATTCGTTCCAGTCATGACTGTTCTGATGGGGGGATCGCTGTCGCGTTGGTTGAAACCGCGTTTTCCGGTGGATTGGGAATGAATCTGGATCTGACGCAGGCATTAGCCGCCTCAAAATTACGACCTGACAAGTTTCTCTTTTCCGAAACCCCCAGCCGTTTTGTGGTGACTATTTCACCTGAACATCAAACCGCTTTTGAAAAAGTGTTTGAACCGCATCCTTGTGTGTTGCTCGGTCAAGTCACTCAATCACCGGAATTTATCATTCGCTCCGGAAAAGACCTTTTGATCAAGGACACTGTCATGAACTTCAAAACAAGCTGGCAGGCTCCGTTGAAGCATTTGTAA
- a CDS encoding Dabb family protein — protein sequence MVKHIVMFKLKEKNSETMNQLLTALEGLDGAVETLRWLEVGTDFKSSERSYDVVLTTHFDDREGLQVYAGHPNHLPVLALVRELCSNTIVVDYEV from the coding sequence ATGGTCAAACACATTGTCATGTTTAAACTCAAGGAAAAAAATTCTGAAACCATGAACCAACTGCTCACCGCGCTAGAAGGCCTGGATGGTGCCGTTGAAACCTTGCGCTGGCTGGAAGTCGGAACCGATTTCAAAAGTTCTGAACGATCGTATGATGTGGTCCTGACCACGCACTTTGATGACCGCGAGGGCCTGCAAGTCTATGCGGGACATCCTAACCATCTCCCTGTTCTGGCTCTGGTGAGAGAACTCTGTTCCAATACTATTGTTGTTGACTACGAAGTTTGA
- a CDS encoding DUF1640 domain-containing protein produces MLIFDTLAFAERLEKVNFSHEQAKVLTEELKNILDDNIATKLDIQEVKRDIQEVKRDIKELEMRMTIRLGSLMVVAVGAMATLVKLL; encoded by the coding sequence ATGCTGATATTTGACACATTAGCGTTTGCGGAAAGACTGGAAAAAGTGAATTTCAGCCATGAACAGGCAAAAGTGCTGACGGAGGAACTCAAGAATATCCTGGATGATAACATTGCAACCAAATTGGACATTCAGGAAGTAAAACGGGATATTCAGGAAGTGAAACGAGATATCAAAGAACTGGAAATGAGAATGACCATTCGTCTCGGCAGTCTCATGGTAGTGGCCGTTGGGGCCATGGCCACTCTGGTCAAATTACTGTAA
- a CDS encoding TIGR00730 family Rossman fold protein produces the protein MGVPHYIDGYSFTNKTFLLSPEASILRSLAESLYPAYLSRKLQENQPIHPHPIPALDEQFVASREALWFRVLAETIYAEIILQREEVKHTVLCFGSARIGSKKFKGTPEMAVYYKYAEELSEKLTRWSMSLVEPGSPPPFMICSGGGPGIMEAGNRGAMNAGGRSIGLNIHLPTEQQPNPYISKEFVFNFQYFFTRKFHFLKRAKAIVVFPGGYGSLDELFETLTLIQTGKIDPVKVILFGTAFWKDILNLPRMVDHGVIAPSDLELFEYHDSVETAVQAIQQELLTILNHEKLHSLPTVL, from the coding sequence ATGGGAGTTCCGCATTATATTGATGGTTATTCATTCACCAACAAAACGTTTTTGCTGAGTCCGGAAGCCTCTATACTCAGAAGCCTTGCGGAATCCCTGTATCCGGCCTATTTATCCCGGAAACTACAGGAAAATCAGCCCATTCATCCCCATCCAATTCCAGCCCTGGATGAGCAGTTTGTCGCCAGTCGTGAAGCCCTGTGGTTTCGTGTGCTGGCAGAAACTATTTATGCGGAAATCATTCTTCAGCGGGAAGAAGTCAAGCACACCGTTTTATGTTTTGGTTCGGCCAGAATTGGTTCCAAAAAATTCAAGGGCACCCCTGAAATGGCTGTGTATTACAAATACGCGGAAGAACTTTCTGAAAAACTCACCCGCTGGTCGATGAGTCTGGTGGAACCCGGAAGTCCACCTCCGTTCATGATCTGTTCTGGCGGCGGCCCCGGCATCATGGAAGCTGGAAATCGCGGTGCCATGAACGCAGGCGGACGCTCCATCGGATTGAACATTCATTTGCCCACGGAACAACAGCCCAATCCTTATATCAGCAAAGAGTTTGTGTTTAACTTCCAGTATTTCTTTACCCGGAAATTTCACTTTCTGAAACGGGCCAAGGCCATTGTCGTTTTTCCCGGAGGCTATGGCAGTCTGGACGAACTGTTTGAAACCCTGACCCTGATTCAAACAGGAAAGATCGATCCGGTCAAAGTCATTTTATTTGGAACAGCATTCTGGAAAGACATTCTCAATCTCCCCCGCATGGTGGATCATGGCGTCATAGCCCCCTCAGATCTGGAACTTTTTGAATACCACGATTCTGTAGAAACCGCTGTTCAAGCCATTCAGCAGGAATTGCTGACCATCCTGAATCATGAAAAGCTTCATTCCTTGCCGACAGTTCTTTAG
- the ybeY gene encoding rRNA maturation RNase YbeY produces MIDINLAPGIKNPVPTKKMKHALGLFLRVLEHTNQHLSVYLTHDKEMAELNQQYRQKNKPTDILSWSYWEDSPESGEFGELAVSMDRVREQAVENGWDEKTELFRLLAHGCAHLAGYDHEISETEEKRMLLVEQQMLVKIELGHLYGELGE; encoded by the coding sequence ATGATTGACATCAACCTGGCCCCTGGCATCAAAAATCCTGTTCCAACCAAAAAAATGAAACATGCTCTTGGACTGTTTTTGCGAGTGTTGGAACATACCAATCAACATCTGTCTGTTTATCTCACGCATGACAAGGAAATGGCGGAGTTGAATCAGCAATACCGTCAAAAAAACAAACCAACCGATATTCTGTCCTGGTCTTATTGGGAGGACAGTCCGGAATCTGGCGAATTTGGAGAACTCGCTGTTTCTATGGACCGTGTCAGGGAACAGGCTGTTGAAAATGGCTGGGATGAAAAAACAGAGTTGTTTCGACTCCTTGCGCATGGTTGCGCGCATCTGGCAGGCTATGATCATGAAATTTCAGAAACGGAAGAAAAACGCATGTTGCTGGTTGAACAGCAGATGCTGGTAAAAATTGAACTGGGCCATCTTTATGGCGAATTGGGAGAATAA
- the rsmH gene encoding 16S rRNA (cytosine(1402)-N(4))-methyltransferase RsmH: protein MSETYSHLSVLPDEIVGYAPTNCHRILDCTLGGAGHSLKLLKAFPEAILTGADRDPAALEAAAQTLKPVEQRVQLLHCAFSHLDDLLSPDVLFDYIIADIGVSSPQLDQADRGFSFLYEGPLDMRMDPSTQKITAAELVRTLSEEALARIFFQWGEEPMSRRIARAIVQERQQTPITTTSHLAALTAAAVPKKFHKKGFHPATLTFQALRIAVNQELNELESLLRTMIKYLDLYGRLAIISFHSLEDRIVKNHFRSWENPCQCPSSLPYCVCGKKPLGRTLSKKPVTASAVEQKLNSRSRSAKLRIFERTLEHLPDLTAFSYD from the coding sequence TTGTCAGAAACCTATTCTCATTTGTCTGTCCTGCCTGATGAAATCGTTGGTTATGCGCCGACCAACTGTCATCGGATTCTGGATTGTACTCTTGGCGGAGCTGGACACAGCCTGAAATTGCTGAAGGCGTTTCCAGAAGCAATACTGACCGGTGCTGACCGGGACCCTGCCGCACTTGAGGCTGCCGCACAAACATTGAAGCCCGTGGAACAACGTGTCCAGCTTCTTCACTGTGCCTTTTCCCATCTGGATGATTTGTTAAGTCCGGACGTTCTGTTTGACTATATCATTGCTGATATTGGCGTCTCTTCTCCCCAACTTGATCAAGCAGATCGAGGTTTCTCGTTTTTATATGAAGGGCCTCTCGATATGCGTATGGATCCTTCCACCCAGAAAATCACAGCGGCAGAACTTGTGCGGACTCTAAGTGAAGAGGCACTCGCCAGAATTTTTTTTCAATGGGGTGAGGAACCCATGTCTCGCCGCATTGCCCGAGCCATTGTTCAGGAACGTCAACAGACGCCCATCACCACCACCAGTCACTTGGCGGCATTGACCGCTGCCGCTGTTCCAAAAAAATTTCACAAGAAGGGATTCCATCCGGCAACCCTTACCTTTCAAGCGTTGCGGATCGCTGTAAATCAGGAACTCAACGAACTGGAATCGTTGCTGCGAACCATGATTAAATACCTTGATCTTTATGGACGCCTGGCCATTATTTCGTTCCATTCGTTGGAGGACCGGATCGTGAAAAACCATTTCAGAAGCTGGGAAAATCCATGCCAGTGTCCGTCTTCTCTGCCTTATTGTGTTTGTGGTAAAAAACCGCTTGGCAGAACATTGTCCAAAAAGCCGGTGACCGCATCCGCTGTCGAACAAAAACTAAATTCTCGAAGCCGAAGTGCCAAACTGCGAATCTTTGAACGAACCCTGGAACATCTTCCGGATCTAACCGCTTTTTCTTATGATTGA
- the mutM gene encoding bifunctional DNA-formamidopyrimidine glycosylase/DNA-(apurinic or apyrimidinic site) lyase: MPELPEVETVVRGLRKRVESSRILKVKVFRETPLSVKADVFANALAGQQIRVIRRRAKYLLFELDRHILLGHLRMTGKFVVTHPDVAQGPYHRVWFYLEPEALLVYEDVRCLGTLELLTPEEAEKKLEKLGPEPLAETFTSLELFQQCQKSARPIKVFLLDQRNIAGIGNIYASEILFASGLNPERPAHRISKKECQKMYEAMRRILQDSIDHHGTSVSDFRRVDDKTGEFQNFLNVYDKTNQPCRICHTPVQRMVQQQRSTFFCPTCQP, translated from the coding sequence ATGCCTGAACTACCAGAAGTTGAAACAGTCGTCAGAGGTTTGCGCAAACGGGTGGAAAGTTCCAGAATTCTGAAGGTTAAAGTTTTCAGGGAAACTCCGCTCTCGGTGAAGGCTGATGTTTTTGCAAACGCCTTGGCTGGCCAGCAAATCAGGGTGATTCGCCGACGTGCCAAATATCTGTTGTTTGAACTGGACCGGCACATTTTGCTGGGGCATTTGCGGATGACAGGAAAATTTGTGGTGACCCATCCTGATGTGGCTCAAGGCCCGTATCATCGTGTCTGGTTTTATCTGGAACCTGAAGCTCTGCTGGTTTATGAAGATGTCCGATGTCTCGGAACGCTGGAATTACTGACCCCCGAAGAGGCTGAAAAGAAGCTGGAAAAACTTGGACCGGAACCGCTGGCGGAAACCTTCACCTCCCTGGAATTGTTTCAGCAATGTCAGAAATCAGCCAGGCCGATCAAGGTGTTTTTGCTGGACCAGCGGAATATCGCCGGCATTGGAAACATTTATGCGTCTGAAATTCTGTTTGCGTCTGGACTTAACCCGGAACGTCCAGCCCATCGGATTTCAAAAAAAGAATGTCAGAAAATGTATGAGGCGATGCGGCGGATCTTGCAGGATTCCATTGATCATCATGGCACTTCTGTTTCTGATTTTCGCAGAGTTGATGACAAAACTGGAGAATTTCAGAATTTTCTGAATGTGTATGATAAAACGAATCAGCCTTGTCGGATCTGCCACACTCCGGTTCAACGCATGGTTCAGCAACAGCGTAGCACTTTTTTTTGTCCAACCTGTCAACCGTAG
- the waaF gene encoding lipopolysaccharide heptosyltransferase II, producing MEPSSYSNQILHSVKKSLGLEASKPPPAKIIIRTPNWLGDLMMSTAFIRAVLDTYPRARVDLIVRAGFDSLPLPQRGQIIPFDRKRHALGMFGEEFKDKGYDRFYVLPPSFSSAWMAYHSGIPERIGYSGQMRGWLLHPAKRYAHHPRTTHLIQEYLALLGESFSMAQYRPNLDMTEAWIESQLAPFKQTLPERFITVAMGAIFGPSKQWPVEYYRELVHDICENLKIPVVLLGTPQEHVYGESVRSSHPLVINWCGKTNMAELVAVLSRSELLISNDSGTMHVMSALRRPQIAIFGSTSTVWTGPVNPYAEVLHLHLACSPCFKKKCRFGHYNCLKQILPHEVFNQVFLLLQRIEMEHSSELQGLLYPRADETMAALEHPGVFEAAPGVTKK from the coding sequence ATGGAACCATCGTCATATTCGAATCAGATATTGCATTCTGTTAAAAAATCGCTGGGTCTGGAGGCATCGAAACCACCTCCTGCCAAAATCATCATCCGCACCCCAAACTGGCTGGGCGATCTGATGATGTCCACAGCGTTCATCCGTGCGGTGCTGGACACTTATCCCAGAGCCAGAGTCGATTTGATTGTCAGAGCAGGGTTTGACAGTCTGCCGTTACCTCAGCGCGGACAAATCATTCCGTTTGACCGGAAGCGTCATGCCCTGGGAATGTTCGGCGAAGAATTCAAAGACAAAGGCTATGATCGTTTTTATGTGTTACCGCCCAGTTTTTCTTCAGCGTGGATGGCTTACCACAGCGGAATTCCCGAGCGGATCGGCTATTCCGGACAAATGCGAGGATGGCTACTGCATCCAGCCAAAAGATATGCGCATCATCCCCGGACAACCCATTTGATTCAGGAATATCTGGCGCTACTGGGTGAATCTTTTTCCATGGCGCAATACCGCCCCAATCTGGACATGACAGAAGCATGGATTGAATCACAACTGGCGCCCTTCAAACAAACCTTGCCTGAGCGGTTCATCACGGTTGCGATGGGTGCCATTTTTGGTCCGTCAAAACAATGGCCTGTCGAATATTATCGTGAATTGGTTCATGATATTTGTGAGAATCTGAAAATTCCGGTGGTTCTGCTGGGCACGCCACAAGAACATGTTTATGGAGAGAGTGTCCGGTCATCCCACCCGCTGGTCATCAACTGGTGCGGCAAAACCAACATGGCAGAATTGGTGGCGGTGCTTTCACGTTCAGAACTGCTGATAAGCAATGATTCTGGAACCATGCATGTCATGTCGGCCCTCCGCCGTCCGCAAATCGCTATTTTCGGTTCCACGTCTACCGTGTGGACTGGGCCGGTGAATCCCTATGCGGAAGTGTTGCATCTCCATCTGGCATGTTCTCCCTGTTTCAAGAAAAAATGCCGTTTCGGACATTACAATTGTCTCAAACAGATTCTGCCGCATGAAGTATTCAATCAGGTCTTTTTATTATTGCAACGCATTGAAATGGAACATTCTTCCGAACTTCAGGGACTTCTCTATCCACGCGCTGACGAAACCATGGCCGCACTGGAACATCCGGGTGTGTTTGAAGCGGCACCGGGTGTGACCAAAAAATAA
- a CDS encoding aldo/keto reductase produces MRYQTLGTTSIEISRVIMGTWQAGKTMWAGIDDNQIQKALKSALDSGITTFDTAPIYGDGYSERTLAKAFRKCRSQVIYFSKVFPNKLGYEQVIQSCEQSLKNLETDVIDLLQIHWPAGTFGSKKVPIEETMRALVQLKNDGKIRAIGVSNFSAQQMEEARQFGPIESVQPPFSLFWRHAEQEILPYCQQHQMTLLAYSPLAQGILAGKFGEAPQFAKGDHRKSHRLFQPDVYPVVQQALLQLKDIADSRSVSLSELSLAWILHHEASCVIAGARNPEQVTSNARSADLVLKEDDFEKMNQLGSNVTDLLDDNPLQWR; encoded by the coding sequence ATGCGCTATCAAACTTTAGGAACAACCTCTATTGAAATTTCACGGGTCATCATGGGAACCTGGCAAGCGGGAAAAACCATGTGGGCTGGAATTGATGACAACCAGATCCAGAAAGCACTGAAATCCGCTTTGGATTCAGGCATCACGACTTTTGACACAGCTCCAATCTATGGCGATGGTTACTCGGAAAGAACGCTGGCCAAAGCTTTCAGGAAATGTCGGTCTCAAGTAATTTATTTTTCCAAGGTGTTTCCCAACAAACTTGGTTATGAGCAGGTGATTCAATCTTGCGAACAATCACTTAAAAACCTAGAAACTGATGTGATTGATCTGCTGCAAATCCATTGGCCTGCCGGGACCTTTGGCAGTAAAAAAGTGCCGATCGAAGAAACCATGCGCGCTCTGGTTCAATTAAAAAATGATGGAAAAATCAGAGCAATCGGGGTTTCCAATTTTTCAGCACAACAAATGGAGGAGGCCCGACAGTTTGGTCCGATAGAAAGTGTTCAGCCTCCGTTTTCGCTGTTCTGGAGACACGCCGAACAGGAAATTCTGCCTTATTGCCAGCAGCATCAGATGACGTTGCTGGCCTACTCACCATTGGCACAGGGAATTCTTGCCGGAAAATTTGGAGAGGCTCCACAGTTTGCCAAAGGCGATCATCGGAAAAGTCACCGTTTGTTTCAACCGGATGTGTACCCAGTGGTGCAACAGGCATTGCTCCAATTGAAGGACATCGCAGATTCAAGGTCGGTGAGTCTGAGTGAACTTTCGCTGGCGTGGATTCTTCATCATGAGGCTTCGTGTGTGATCGCAGGCGCCAGAAATCCGGAACAGGTGACCTCTAACGCTCGCTCAGCGGATCTGGTTCTGAAGGAGGATGACTTTGAAAAAATGAATCAGCTTGGAAGCAACGTTACGGATCTTCTGGACGATAACCCGTTGCAATGGCGTTAA
- a CDS encoding AAA family ATPase — MFWFCNLDPLHCFFQDRKHFIEVLKNEPERYIFFLRPRRFGKSLFVSMLKNYRY; from the coding sequence ATGTTTTGGTTCTGTAATCTTGATCCGCTACATTGTTTTTTTCAGGACCGCAAACACTTTATCGAAGTGCTGAAAAACGAACCGGAACGCTACATCTTCTTTTTGAGACCCCGACGTTTCGGCAAAAGTCTGTTTGTCTCCATGCTGAAGAACTACCGGTATTGA